A region of the Emys orbicularis isolate rEmyOrb1 chromosome 6, rEmyOrb1.hap1, whole genome shotgun sequence genome:
atatacacacatatatacttCTGCCCTTAAAGAGCACAAAGATTCACCAGAATGTGTTTCTCTTCTGTAGCTGTCTCTTCAAAGGggtagaatttcacccactgtgtTCATAACGAAGGAATCCCTACCTTTATAGATTACATTAAAAGGATAATGTTATATGATAATTTATATCATGTTAATATAAGTTACAAGATCAGCGATATATAGGATTTGCAATAGAGGATCACACTATTAAATTTAATCTCCAGCCTCTGTCATTGCCCAATAACTCATGTTATTACAGAAGGCAACAAATTGAATTAAATCACATCATACATTGAGGCCCACAAATTCTAAACTTGTGTGCCTAAAGTGAGTGCTCAGTCTTTTTGAAAATCATGATATTTATTGAAGTTCTAAAAATGGATTTAGGtacttaactttaggcatccaatgACCTGATCCCCCAATTCACTGCGTGCAAACAGAAACTGATGTAAATAGCACTTTTTGCTCCACCTCCAGCAAGCTGTGTGTGGGTAAGGGGTGGGGTGGACtagcaaactcagagaaatgATAAGTGACTGTCTGTCGCTACCTCAGTGAGGATCTataagcagcagagctgggaactatGTCTCATCTATATTGCTATGGGCTGGAGATAAAAGGAAAAGTTTCCTCCGTTTTCTCTTCTCTGCTCTTTATCCTGTCTCTTGATGGAGCAGTCACAGTGTATGGTATGAAGATTGCTGCATGTAACAGCCTAGACTGATCTACCTTGGAATCGTGCATCTAGTCAAGCTGCTGAGAATCACACTAGAATTGCAGAGTGACGGAAAATGTACCGGGGACAGCATGTTCGGTAAGGCTATCTGCCGGGCAATTACTTTCTATAACCTGAGAATCATTTGATTTGAGTCAAACTCTCTTTATGTAATTTAGAGCAGACAATTTAAACAAGAGTAACAGTGAAACAATGTATTTGTGAACTTTAGTTCAAATGAAGATTAATGCCTACTTTTGTCTTCCGTGCTTTTGTAATGGGGTACTTTATTAATAGGCTAGCTGTACTCAACAACTGTACATAGCAACTTGAAAACAACCAAATGTATGAATCTGTGGCATTATGTAGGGAAACTAGATTAATACATACACAGTTTTTTCCATTCACAAGTTTATTTTGTGGTGTGCTAATTTGAATTATTAGTATTACACTACCTGTAGCCTATCAGCCACTGtatattttttaataataattcattTCAGTATTCAACAATGtgcttcataatttttatttccataaactgatttcatctttttttatttttgtagaatTCTTTTTGCTGTGAGTCTGGCCTTGCAGGTCATTCATTATGGGAAAGGTAAGGGGAGCTTCATTTTTCCCATCTGTTTTCGTATGCAAGTTTTTCTGAATACATGTGTGTTGCTCATTTCAAACTGTTCTTTCCCTCCCCTGCCGATTTCACTACCTTTCCAAGGCCGTGAAAAAGAGGAGCATAAAGGTGATGGAGAAAATGTGCATGCAACAGCCCAAAAGCAACAGCCAAAAAATCAAGGCACTACTCTACATATGTTTAATGACATGAATCGGAGTGATGAGAGCAGCAAGCAACAGAGTTCGAGGACTTTTGTACCTTTCACGGGGCTTACAGATAGTAGGTAACATTTCTATATCATCATGTGTGCGCAGTGCTGTAATATTGCTATATTAACCATTTGCAAGGTGCCTTCATAAGCATTCGTTCACCATCAGTAACCCTTTGCAGACTGTCCTCCTAAGCGCTAACTAGGCTGGATTCTGATAGTTTAAACTGGACAATTTAGAAATCCATGCGTACTTCTATTTATAAAGTGAGCATATAAAATTAAGGTTGAACTAGGTTTCTTGCATCTACAAAACCAGTGTCAAGgataaagaaaataaatgcagATGTTGGTCTTACAAATGAGGTGTGCACTAGACTTGAggggttttttaaatgattttatgttttatggttaaaaattctctttaaatttaaattttaatcatttttatttaaaagtgacTGTCTGTAAACAAACAGTAACACCCCAAAACAACTGCAGATTTCTGCTTCTCATATCTTCACAAAGTTTGAGGTGAGAGACTCCAACCCAGTCAGATCTCCTTCGTTTCTGTTGCACAGCAGAGTAAAGATGAGTGACAGTGCTAAAGAACAACCCTGATTTATAAGTGTGACTGAAATCTGCCTCTGtcaaagtgaaatatttcagttccaTACATACTTCTTCTGTAGAAGTTGTCAGGAGTTGCTTCTTGACCATCCTGTAATCCCTAGTAGTTTGCTTTTAATCCTTAACTAAACAAACTCAGCTTAACTGAACAAACATTCCTAACAGGCAGCTAATTTTATTGCCCCTAAGGACAATAAAACTAGACATCCCTAAGATCCTTTGGCAGCTACAGAGACCTGAAAGAACAAATGAGGTTGTTTCAAAGTGTTCCTATTTCTTACTAAACTATGGAACATTGTCTTTTAGGTAAAAAACTGAACAGGCATTGTTGTCAAAATGGAGGAACCTGTATTCTGGGCAGTTTCTGTGCATGCCCAAAACACTTCACTGGCAGATATTGTGAGCATGATGAGCAGAATAGGTAAGAAAGCAAAGATGAAGGCAGAGATCCTCCAGGTTATTACTGAAGACAAGCAGGGAAATGCAAAACCTCTCCCTTGTCATTGACAGCAACTGTGGCAGTGTTGCCCATGGAGTCTGGGTGCAAAAGGGTTGTCGATTCTGTCGATGTGGCTATGGGATTCTGCACTGCCTTTCGGAAATAATGCAAGACAACTGTGGTAAGCAGATGGTTATTTAACTAGTGGGGAATAAATGGGTTTTTTTAGTAGCTACCTGACAAcattcttttctgcagaatttgCATTTTCAGAGAACATGAAACTTATTCAGTGGCCTGGTCTACTTTTGAGAACACATTAATGTAATGGTACTTCTACATTTGCACTTCTAAAGCATCTCATCCACAGATCTCGAAGTACTTTGCAAATATTAGTGAATAAAGCATGAGAACACTCCTCTACAGTAGGGAGTTATTTCCCccatttcaattaaaaattaaagagGTTAAATTAGTAGGCCAGTTTTTCAAACACTTAaagcaatgggactattcatatgtGTAAATTACATGCATAAAATTTGCTGGGTCAG
Encoded here:
- the LOC135880698 gene encoding cryptic protein-like, which codes for MYRGQHVRILFAVSLALQVIHYGKGREKEEHKGDGENVHATAQKQQPKNQGTTLHMFNDMNRSDESSKQQSSRTFVPFTGLTDSKKLNRHCCQNGGTCILGSFCACPKHFTGRYCEHDEQNSNCGSVAHGVWVQKGCRFCRCGYGILHCLSEIMQDNCDLKIEEEEFLRLRSSGSRSQQTVCSLILLLCFFTLFCSRLHQQL